A region from the Cystobacter ferrugineus genome encodes:
- a CDS encoding ATP-binding protein, with protein sequence MRTDATQPGQLADLTHCDKEPIHIPGRIQAHGVLLVLREPALTIVQVSENVADFLGMPVGALLGEPLRSFLREEQLAPLLECLHGQSLTEPVRHDLVLRTPTGERLFDALLHRCGGALILELEPFSREDAVALVAPFQQAREALARLKVATSLDELYRIAASVVRRLTGFDRVLIYQFDPEGNGTVVAEDREEHLDTYLGLHYPASDIPRQARQLYLRNWLRLIPDAHRPTAALVPDLHPDTRQPLDLSLSILRAVSPVHIEYMKNLGQRASMSISLIRGNQLWGLISCGNHQEPRHVPYDLRVACELVGQILSQQISLYEAAEHSRQRMSLRLLTEQLTEQMAEALDFRDGLLRHQPNLGDLFDASGAALCFDGECSRLGRTPGEDELWALARWLDTNARLPVFHTHALSRLFPAAERYKDVASGLLALRISRLQNHYAFWFRPEVVQTVTWGGDPRKPVELGPDGPRLHPRKSFEQWKELVQGQSKPWLAQELEAAHELRRAIIDADLKRQMLREKEARAEAEEARWLLTSLTEAIPQMVWSTDPLGNPDFYNSLWFEKTGCSLDEARGQGWAQVVHPEDRQRTLQAWLEATRMGQDFEIEHRFRMVDGSYRWQLSRALPVRGPEGQVTRWFGTSTDIDDQKRAEQERSRAILAREEILAMVTHDLKNPLGVILLTTALMRRSKFEGEQGEQLRGYLEKIQRAAERMNSLIRDILDLARIEAGHFIIEPAPHLPVTLMDEAIELLLPLATQKGLRLERHGGSELLGPVHCDRERILQVFSNLLGNAIKFTPAGGSVLVSAEPGEGTVRFSVKDTGPGIPAEQLPHLFDRYWQARDKARMGSGLGLFISRGIIAAHGGQIWADSSVGVGSTFSFTLPLDSQHNQPLGMHQPG encoded by the coding sequence ATGCGAACCGATGCCACCCAGCCGGGGCAGTTGGCCGATCTGACCCACTGCGACAAGGAGCCCATCCACATCCCTGGCCGCATTCAGGCCCATGGGGTGCTGCTGGTGCTTCGGGAACCCGCGTTGACCATCGTGCAGGTCAGCGAGAACGTCGCCGACTTCCTCGGGATGCCGGTGGGTGCGCTGCTCGGAGAGCCCCTGCGCTCCTTCCTCCGGGAAGAGCAGCTCGCTCCGCTGCTGGAGTGTCTGCATGGGCAGAGCCTCACCGAGCCCGTGCGGCACGATCTCGTGTTGCGCACCCCCACCGGGGAGCGGCTCTTCGACGCCCTCCTCCACCGCTGCGGCGGGGCGCTCATCCTGGAGCTCGAGCCCTTCTCGCGGGAGGACGCGGTGGCGCTCGTGGCGCCCTTCCAGCAGGCGCGCGAGGCGCTCGCGCGGCTCAAGGTCGCCACGAGCCTCGACGAGCTCTATCGGATCGCGGCGAGCGTGGTGCGCCGGCTCACCGGCTTCGACCGGGTGCTCATCTACCAGTTCGATCCGGAGGGAAACGGCACGGTCGTGGCCGAGGATCGGGAGGAGCACCTCGACACCTACCTGGGCCTGCACTATCCCGCCTCGGACATCCCGCGGCAGGCTCGGCAGCTCTATCTGCGCAACTGGCTACGGCTCATCCCGGACGCGCACCGTCCCACCGCCGCGCTCGTTCCCGACCTCCACCCCGACACCCGGCAGCCGCTCGACCTGAGTCTCTCCATCCTGCGTGCCGTCTCCCCGGTCCACATCGAGTACATGAAGAACCTGGGCCAGCGGGCCTCCATGAGCATCTCGCTCATCCGCGGCAACCAGCTCTGGGGGCTCATCTCCTGCGGCAATCACCAGGAGCCCAGACACGTCCCCTACGATCTCCGGGTGGCGTGCGAGCTGGTGGGCCAGATCCTCTCCCAGCAGATCTCCCTCTACGAGGCGGCGGAGCACTCGCGCCAAAGGATGAGCCTGCGGCTGCTCACGGAGCAGCTCACCGAGCAGATGGCGGAGGCCTTGGACTTTCGCGACGGGCTCCTCCGGCATCAGCCGAACCTGGGCGACCTGTTCGACGCCTCCGGCGCGGCTCTCTGCTTCGACGGGGAGTGCTCGCGCCTGGGGCGGACACCGGGCGAGGATGAGCTGTGGGCCCTGGCGCGGTGGCTCGACACGAACGCCCGCCTGCCTGTGTTCCACACCCATGCGCTGTCGCGGCTGTTCCCCGCGGCCGAGCGGTACAAGGACGTGGCCAGTGGGTTGCTCGCCCTGCGCATCTCCAGGCTCCAGAACCACTATGCCTTCTGGTTCCGTCCGGAGGTCGTCCAGACGGTGACGTGGGGGGGAGACCCGCGCAAGCCGGTGGAGCTCGGCCCGGACGGGCCCCGGCTGCACCCACGCAAGTCCTTCGAGCAATGGAAGGAACTCGTCCAGGGCCAGTCGAAACCCTGGCTCGCGCAGGAACTCGAGGCGGCACACGAATTGCGGCGGGCCATCATCGACGCGGACCTCAAGCGGCAGATGCTCCGCGAGAAGGAGGCCCGGGCCGAGGCCGAGGAGGCGCGGTGGTTGTTGACCTCCCTGACGGAGGCCATTCCCCAGATGGTGTGGTCCACCGATCCCCTGGGCAATCCGGACTTCTACAACAGCCTCTGGTTCGAGAAGACCGGATGCTCCCTGGATGAGGCCCGGGGGCAGGGCTGGGCACAGGTCGTCCACCCGGAGGACCGGCAGCGCACCCTCCAGGCGTGGCTCGAGGCCACCCGGATGGGGCAGGACTTCGAGATCGAACACCGCTTTCGCATGGTGGATGGGAGCTACCGTTGGCAGCTCTCGCGCGCGCTGCCCGTGCGCGGCCCGGAAGGACAGGTGACGCGCTGGTTCGGGACCTCCACGGACATCGATGACCAGAAGCGCGCCGAGCAGGAGCGCTCGCGGGCCATCCTGGCGCGCGAGGAGATCCTCGCCATGGTCACCCACGATTTGAAGAACCCACTGGGTGTCATCCTGTTGACCACCGCCCTGATGCGCCGCTCGAAGTTCGAGGGCGAGCAGGGCGAGCAACTTCGGGGATACCTGGAGAAGATCCAGCGTGCGGCCGAGCGGATGAACAGCCTCATCCGCGACATCCTCGATCTGGCACGCATCGAGGCGGGGCATTTCATCATCGAGCCGGCGCCGCACCTGCCCGTCACGCTGATGGACGAGGCCATCGAGCTGCTGCTGCCCCTGGCGACCCAGAAGGGCCTGCGGTTGGAGAGGCACGGGGGGAGCGAGCTCCTCGGCCCGGTACACTGCGACCGCGAGCGGATCCTCCAGGTCTTCTCCAATCTGTTGGGCAATGCCATCAAGTTCACCCCGGCGGGGGGCTCGGTGCTCGTCTCCGCCGAGCCGGGCGAGGGCACCGTGCGCTTCTCGGTGAAGGACACCGGGCCCGGCATTCCCGCCGAGCAGCTACCCCACCTCTTCGATCGCTACTGGCAGGCTCGGGACAAGGCGCGCATGGGCTCGGGGCTCGGGCTGTTCATCTCCCGAGGCATCATCGCCGCTCACGGCGGCCAGATCTGGGCGGACAGTTCCGTGGGTGTGGGCAGCACCTTCTCCTTCACCTTGCCGCTGGACTCACAACACAATCAGCCCCTGGGGATGCATCAACCAGGATGA